The genomic interval GAGAACTAAAATATATATGCGAATCCGTAGAAAGTTTAGGTCAAAAAACGATTTCTTTTGGGTCTCGACAAGATATTTTATTACCAAAAAAAATAAATCAAGAAGAGTTATCTCAATTTGATAAACTGCAGCTGGTAGAAGCAGATGATACGGGTACAGAAAACATTGTTTCGTCTTATGTTTGTGCAGATATTTTTCCGAGTACTTCTTGGTTAACAGGAGATCGATATTTGTATTTATTAGAACAGTTTCGATCAAAATCAAAATTAAAAATAAATTTAACAGATCCAAAACAACGTTTAGTTCCTTTGTTTACAGGAAACATCAATTTTATAGCTTCAGAACACGAAGATTATTGGTATTTGTATGTGAGGCTTCCAGAATGGAAAAACACACAAATGTATCCTGCTTTAATTTATAGTTGGGATTTAGATAAGGTTGAAACAGCTATAGAAAACATCTTACAAGAAGAACCAGAAACCATAGAAATGATTTTTGATTTGGTAAGTGATGCCATAGATACCAATAATAGAACGGTTGATAAACCTTTAGAAGTGCCTTTTTATCCTTTTCCTTATTTTGAAGGAATGAACAAAATTGGTATGGATAAATATTGGTTGGGTTTGTATTGGAGAAACAATAAATATGATATTTCTTTCTTAAAAGAAATGTGCGAATTGTGCTCTGAAAATAAGATAGGAAAAATTTCTATTACACCTTGGAAATCTTTTGTAGTGAAAGGGATTCCGAAAGAATCTAAACTGGTTTGGGAGAAGTTTTTAGGCAAGCGAGGAATCAACGTCCGCCATTCTATGTTAGAGTTAAATTGGCATATTCCGGTTGCCAATAAAGATGCTTTAAATTTAAAGAAATACTTGGTTTCTAACTTCGATCAGAATGATATTAGTACGTATGGTTTAACCTTCGGAATTACAGATTATAGTAAAGCAGCTTATTATTTTACATCTATTGTTGTCGAAAAAAATAAACAACCAGAAATGATTGGAAATTTTCAAACAAGAGATACCTATAATCTTTTGTATGCTAAGAATTTTGATCCAAATACAAGACAATATATTATGCACGTACAAGACGTGGATAAGGTAGAATTACCTGGTTTGTTAATGGAGTTAAGTCAGTTGTATTTTGATCAATTAGGTAGTGAAAAAGAAGTAGAGAAAGAGGCCGAAACTAAAAAAGAAACTACAGCGTTAGAGGTTTATCAATGTACAGATTGTTTAACAATTTATGATGAAGCTTTTGGAGATATTACACAAGATATTGCTCCAAAAACTGTTTTTAATGATCTGCCAGAAAGTTATGAATGCTCGCTTTGCGAAGCTTCAAAAAGCAGTTTTCAAAAAGTAGTTTTAGTTAAATAAAAACGCATTAAAAAATTTAAAATATTCTTTTATGCTAGCCATAAATATGACATTTATCACAAAAAAGATGTTTTAGTCTTTTTATATTACACCTTAAATAAAAAATAAAATCAGAACTTAAAATAGAATTAAAAATGAAAAAACAATACATAGTTTTAGCGTTGTTGTTAGTGAGTTTCCAATTTGTAAACGCACAATTTACGTTAGATGGAGAGTTTAGACCACGTACAGAATATAGAAATGGTTTTGGAAGTTTAATTCCGGATGCAGCAGATGCAAGTTTTGGAATTTCTACAAGAGTACGTTTAAATACGAGCTACATGACCGATAATTATTGGGTATATGTTAGTTTACAAGATGTAATGGTTTGGGGAGAAAATAGACAAATTTTGCCTTACGATCAAAATAATTCTTTTGCCGTTTTTCAGGCTTGGGCAGAATTAAAGTTAGGCGAGAATACTTCTACAAGAGTTGGTCGTCAAGTTTTATCTTATGATGATCAAAGAATTTTAGGAGGTTTAGATTGGGCGCAGCAAGGTAGAAATCACGATGCTGCTTTATTAAAGTATAGAAAGGAAAATTTCATGTTAGATGTTGCTTTAGCATTTAATCAAGATTACTCAAATCCAACCGGTTTTCAATCCGCAGGAACTGCGTACAACACAACAGGTTATTTCTCATATAAAACCATGCAGATGTTGTATATGAAGCAAAAATGGGAAAAATTATCTGGTAGTTTATTGTTATTAAACAACGGTTTTCAAGAATTTGATGCTGTAACAAATGAAGCAGACGGCGTAAGTAATTTACAAACTTTAGGAACGCATTTAGAATACAAAGATGGAAGTTTTGGTTTGTCTGCAAATGCATTCTTACAAACAGGAAAACGTCAGGGAGATGTTGATGTAAAAGGCGCTTATTTAGTAGGTTTGGACGCCACTTACAAAGTAGCTCCAAAAGTAGGTTTAGGAGCCGGTTTAGAGGTAATAAGTGGTAATGATGGCGCTGCAGGAGAAACCGGAGCTTTCTTTCCATTATATGGAACAAACCATAAGTTTAATGGGTTTATGGATTATTTCTATGTAGGTAATCATGCAAACTCAGTTGGTTTGGTAGATTATCATGTAAGCGCAAAATTTACTATAAATGATTCTTCTAGTTTAATGGTAAAAGCGCTTAATTTTAGAGGAGAACAAGCCTTAGCAAGTGGAGAAAAATCTTTAGGAACAGAAATAGACTTGGTTTATAGTAAGAAATTTAAAGGCTATTCTTTAGCACTTGGGTATTCTCAAATGTTTGCAAGCGATGGTATGTATGAATTAAAAGGAATTACAGAAACTGCTGCTGCAGGAACACAAAATTGGGCTTGGGCAATGTTGGTCATTAAGCCTAAGTTTTTAAGCGGAAAATAATAAAGTAGTACAGTAAACTATTAGTATTATAATTCCTTTTAGTGTTAAGAATTAT from Polaribacter sejongensis carries:
- a CDS encoding alginate export family protein; its protein translation is MKKQYIVLALLLVSFQFVNAQFTLDGEFRPRTEYRNGFGSLIPDAADASFGISTRVRLNTSYMTDNYWVYVSLQDVMVWGENRQILPYDQNNSFAVFQAWAELKLGENTSTRVGRQVLSYDDQRILGGLDWAQQGRNHDAALLKYRKENFMLDVALAFNQDYSNPTGFQSAGTAYNTTGYFSYKTMQMLYMKQKWEKLSGSLLLLNNGFQEFDAVTNEADGVSNLQTLGTHLEYKDGSFGLSANAFLQTGKRQGDVDVKGAYLVGLDATYKVAPKVGLGAGLEVISGNDGAAGETGAFFPLYGTNHKFNGFMDYFYVGNHANSVGLVDYHVSAKFTINDSSSLMVKALNFRGEQALASGEKSLGTEIDLVYSKKFKGYSLALGYSQMFASDGMYELKGITETAAAGTQNWAWAMLVIKPKFLSGK
- a CDS encoding rubredoxin, with amino-acid sequence MSKQLNRLIVRGGVLSPGELKYICESVESLGQKTISFGSRQDILLPKKINQEELSQFDKLQLVEADDTGTENIVSSYVCADIFPSTSWLTGDRYLYLLEQFRSKSKLKINLTDPKQRLVPLFTGNINFIASEHEDYWYLYVRLPEWKNTQMYPALIYSWDLDKVETAIENILQEEPETIEMIFDLVSDAIDTNNRTVDKPLEVPFYPFPYFEGMNKIGMDKYWLGLYWRNNKYDISFLKEMCELCSENKIGKISITPWKSFVVKGIPKESKLVWEKFLGKRGINVRHSMLELNWHIPVANKDALNLKKYLVSNFDQNDISTYGLTFGITDYSKAAYYFTSIVVEKNKQPEMIGNFQTRDTYNLLYAKNFDPNTRQYIMHVQDVDKVELPGLLMELSQLYFDQLGSEKEVEKEAETKKETTALEVYQCTDCLTIYDEAFGDITQDIAPKTVFNDLPESYECSLCEASKSSFQKVVLVK